One window from the genome of Bufo bufo chromosome 4, aBufBuf1.1, whole genome shotgun sequence encodes:
- the LOC120998973 gene encoding interleukin-17A-like, translating to MDILTGTCKFTAVLLLLGVTTLMSVQCLDLHRHKGCPPVTKFPPTVKVSLNMSGQDSLLLSGDVRKRSTSPWEYSYDKNIHRQPMVIAEAKCELSGCIDAEGKVDNNLNSVPIRQEILVLHREMKGCVPVFTLEKKIVTVGCTCVRAVIQEQQ from the exons ATGGACATCCTGACAGGAACCTGCAAG TTCACAGCGGTGCTGCTTCTTCTTGGAGTCACCACTTTGATGTCTGTCCAATGCCTGGATCTTCATCGTCATAAAGGATGTCCACCTGTCACTAAATTCCCACCTACGGTGAAAGTCAGCCTAAATATGAGTGGACAGGACTCGCttctcctgagtggtgatgtgagGAAGCGCTCCACCTCTCCATGGGAGTACAG CTATGACAAAAACATTCACCGACAGCCTATGGTTATTGCCGAGGCCAAGTGTGAACTTTCCGGATGCATAGACGCCGAGGGCAAAGTGGACAACAACTTAAATTCTGTCCCCATCAGACAAGAGATCCTGGTCCTTCACCGTGAGATGAAGGGGTGCGTCCCCGTCTTCACGCTGGAGAAAAAGATTGTGACCGTGGGCTGCACCTGCGTACGAGCCGTCATCCAAGAGCAGCAATAG